The Jaculus jaculus isolate mJacJac1 chromosome 1, mJacJac1.mat.Y.cur, whole genome shotgun sequence nucleotide sequence gtctttaagccaaaacaaatcttttccttttttacacaagctgctcttgattgggtgatttgtgccagcaatgtgaatctgactacaacaTGAAGTGAATTTAGGATAGGAGGCTTTTCTTAAAAGTCCCAAGTGAcaagtaaatgattttttaatttctacaAAAAATATACTTGAGGTAGAAATATTATAGATAGAAATCTAATGTTTTTCCTCTTTTACGAGTTGTTATTGTCATCTGACATTGTTCCAGAGGACATTTATTTGCCTGAGAGAAGGATAAAATCAAAAGAATGCAGGAAAAAAGAAAGCCTACTGGATTTCAAAAGGACTTTTTAAAAGCTCATAACTGAAATATTTGCATGGAAAGCTGAGATTGTTTTTAAGTTTAACAGACTTTTCTAAAGAGGAAACCTCTTTTAATTTCTGAAAAATGAGTGCGAGTATGAAAAGCTTCTGCTCTAAAATACTCTGTATGACACATGTAATGACAACTGGAGAGCTGGAAAGAATTCAGAGATTTCTGCTTACGTAACACAAATACACCCAGCCTTTGAAGGAGAAAAGCCCCACAATTGAGTGGGATATTGTTGAAAGTGAACTCTTGCTCCTGGCTAAGCCCTGGTGccgggaaggaaggaaaggagcagATAAAAGAGGGAGTATGGTTGTCCCTCCTTTCCACAGAAGCCTCTCAGAGGGGCTTGAATTCTGATGGGGCAGGAATGGGAGAATGAGGCATCAGGTAGGTGGTTTGATAATAACACGTTGAGTCCTGTTCACTTCATTACTGGGCCGCCTCTACAGTTAAAGGTCCTGGGGCCTTCAAGAAGAAGAGACACATGGGGGACTTTGGGGCTAGAAGGACCTGTAGGTGATCACAAACAAGTCATGAATAAAGACCACACtgatggaaaacaaacaaacaaacaaacaaacctggaaATCACAGAGTCCTCTCAACACTTGCCAGTGATGATGGCCATGGTTGTGTGTCTCCcaagaagccagcctggggaggTAGAAGCACAGGTTAGGCTCCAGGGTAAGAAACAAGAAAACTTGACCAGAACTTTATTCATCCCAATGACAGTGGGAGAAAagtagaaagaagggaaggagcataaccttgagttttttgtttttactcatAACTCGATTTATTAACCATTAGTTGCTTAAGTTTACATGAAAAGGTTTAGGTGGCTTTTTCTCCATCAAAGTGTCTTATGAGCTGAGAATTATGAAATAGATTGAATGATGGAGTAAATAGCCtgctattatttcatttttaactgagtcaatttaattttgtggagatTTTCAGGTTAGAATCCCTTATTATTTACATTGTTCAGTTTTTTGTAAGTAATGAAACGATTTAATTTTTCAGAGTATGTGGTGTTGACTCACATTTCCACTTAATTCTCTTTCCTTGCCTTTGTGGCCTGGCTAGCAAAGGAAGGGTGAGGGATCAACTGGaaggacattttctttttctttttaaatttatttatttgagaacaaaagacagatagagaaagagagagagagagagagagagagagagagagagagagagagagagagggagagagagagagaatgggcacaccagggcctccagccagtgaaaacgaactccagatgcatgtgctaccttgtgcatctggcttacgatgtggatactggggaatggatccttgaaccagggtacttaggcttcacaggcaagcacttgaccactaagccatctctccagccctggaaagtcATTTTCTGATTGTTCCTCTGAACCCTCATTACATCTTGCATCCCACCACTATGCATCTTTAGGGTCCGCCTCTAACTTTCCTTCTTCCAAACCAAATTCATAGCATTCTCATTAATATGCTCCCTGGGAAGCCTCCTATTATTCTCTGAAGCCACTTTTCAATCTTGACTAGGAGGGAGGCATTTTCTGCAGCCCCACAAGCTCTTTTTCATTATACTGTTTCTCTTTAGTAAGAAGAAGCAAAGAATCACAGCAGGTCAGTCACTTGACCTCCATGGACATGACCAGAGTCTCATGGCTGCCAGAAAGTGATCAGGAGTCTTCTCCACTTATCTTGTCTTCACTCTCCACCCTGCTCCCTAGCTCTCTTTCGCTTGGAGTTTCACAAGTGGTTGCTTGAAAATATTCTCTTGGGGGAATTTTTAGCTCATTCCAAACCCACTTCTTACAAGATATCCTTATTTTTGCTTTGCTTATCTTATTAAAACACAAGGCAGTTAGATTTCTGCACACTGTCTTCCTAGTAACCAATTGTTGAAGCATCTAATTTACATTAAAGTAAGATTCCATTGAGTAATGTTTTTAACATGTCTTATGCTTTTGCAAAGTGGACTGGTCCTTTAAATTTAAACTTGAAATGAATACCAGATCATACTTTGACCTTGTAATTATCTTCTGGAGTAGGGCCAATGGCTGACTACATATAGGTCTGTCAAATGACCTGTGTTTTTATTATGTTAACAAATAGGTTGAGGAAATGAAATTCAATTATTAGAGGCTAACACCCAGCTTCACTTTTGCCCTGGCTCTGGCTGTGATGTACGAGGCTTCTAATCACACGAAACCCTGGCTTTGTAACTCTGCCTATAAGGTTCCATCTGGAAACATATGCATTGATTTGAATAGAGAAAGAGATTTATCATTTTAAGAAAGGGATTTTCTACCCAACACTCTCCGTAGAGCATCTTTGACTTCTTTGTTCCTCAGACTGTATACAACAGGGTTTAGCAAAGGTGTAATGACTGTGTAGGTCACTGAGATCAGCTGGTCCTGATCCTTGGTATTCTCTGACTTGGGCTTGAAGTAGGCAATGGAAGCACAGCCATAGTGGATGATGACCACAGTGAGGTGGGAGGCACAGGTGGCAAAGGTCTTCTTCCGGCCCTCAGCTGAAGCAATTTTAAGAATGGTGGAAATAATGAGGACATAGGAGATGAAGAGGAAGGTGGCAGGGGCTGTGATGGCCAGGAGGCTAATAATTAATGTCAAGATATCATTGATCATTGGGGTAGCACAGGCCAAGTCCAGAACAGGTCGAACATCACAGAAGAAATGCTCAATCAGTGAGTTGCAGAAGGGAAGCCTGAAAATAGCCActgcctgaactagagagagCGAGAACCCGGTGGCACAGACTGCCGATGTTAGCATGCCACAGACCCTCCAGTTCACGATGACGTTGTAGCGAAGTGGGTCGCAGATGGCCACATAGCGATCATATCCCATGACTGCTAGCAGGAGACAGTTGGTGATggcaaaaccaaggaaaaaaaagagctgaACCCCACAGAACTCCAGTGAGATGGATTGACTCATGCCTACCAGGCTAGAAAGCATGCGTGGGATGATGACCAGGGAGTAGAAGGTCTCTGAGGTAGAGAGGACACATAAGAAGAAGTACATGGGCGTATGAAGGTGGTGGTCAATGCGGATAATAGTCACAATGATGACATTGCCAGTCAAAGTTAGGATGTACAGGGCAAGAAAGACAACAAAAAGTGTGAGTTGGTGCTCTTGGAAATTGGCAAAACCCTGGAAAACAAACTCCCTTACCTCTGTGAGGTTGACTTTCTTCATTGAGGATCTCAGGTCTGAAAGACAAAGAGGAGGTCAGGACCATGTCTCACCTCTAAAGATGGTCCTAACCCAGAGTACCCTGTACAGAGCAAAGATTCAGAACAGCAGAAACCCAGCTCCGAGCTCCATAGATCAAGTCCTTCCTTGAGAGACATGGCAGACTCAGCCCTTGGATTGATCCTAACAATGTGAGCAAACTGTGAACCACACTACTTGAAAGTTTGAAGTAGAGAATTCTTTCCAAGTACATTCTGGATCCTTTCAGGGAATATCCTATGGAACTGGACTCAGTATTTTCTTTAAGATTAAATTTTCTTGAAAAgataatcacatttttaaaacacaatgttatttatttaaaaattttcaaaaatattgatatcttgaaaaaccataaaagttTGACATTGTAACTTATGGTTAAAAGAAGAACTC carries:
- the LOC105944958 gene encoding olfactory receptor 10J1-like, with the protein product MKKVNLTEVREFVFQGFANFQEHQLTLFVVFLALYILTLTGNVIIVTIIRIDHHLHTPMYFFLCVLSTSETFYSLVIIPRMLSSLVGMSQSISLEFCGVQLFFFLGFAITNCLLLAVMGYDRYVAICDPLRYNVIVNWRVCGMLTSAVCATGFSLSLVQAVAIFRLPFCNSLIEHFFCDVRPVLDLACATPMINDILTLIISLLAITAPATFLFISYVLIISTILKIASAEGRKKTFATCASHLTVVIIHYGCASIAYFKPKSENTKDQDQLISVTYTVITPLLNPVVYSLRNKEVKDALRRVLGRKSLS